In Euwallacea similis isolate ESF13 chromosome 5, ESF131.1, whole genome shotgun sequence, a single window of DNA contains:
- the Traf6 gene encoding TNF receptor-associated factor 6, which translates to MAAAEPESFDRNGSSSKGARVNEFGNPEIAQESSIDEFAAPEEARFECPICLAWLRDPVLTSCGHRFCRNCIHDWLQKGNAACPVDNMKLDKNKDIFPDNFTRREISQQRTKCPNIVRGCLIELSPLDVEEHLLVCEFRPPELPDHEKLRCIFVNIGCYEKFEDDPELQRHLEQNIQQHLALVSQAYSKATINQSNESASSALAQANFWDPPSKQESSSQLNQDENMQNLLRALYEKIVYLEQKTREQDIIIANMSQQVSNYSTTISNFQQRYCNGSFIWHFNDFKTKITAMRENMRLMHYSPGFYTSPYGYKLCIRINLSPKDSNYLAILLHVMKSEHDHALDWPFCGRLTVTIVHPMQSYKNIKETMMSRPELQAFNRPIHDLNLKGFGYTEFASVEELLDQEFVANNQLIVKVNAQPV; encoded by the exons ATGGCAGCAGCTGAACCTGAAAGTTTTGATAGGAACGGTTCTTCCTCAAAAGGAGCTCGTGTAAACGAATTTGGGAACCCTGAGATAGCCCAAGAAAGCTCTATAGATGAGTTTGCTGCTCCTGAGGAAGCCAGGTTTGAATGCCCAATTTGTTTGGCATGGTTGCGAGATCCTGTGCTGACATCCTGTGGACATCGTTTTTGCAGGAACTGCATCCATGACTGGTTACA GAAAGGGAATGCTGCTTGTCCTGTGGACAACATGAAACTTGATAAGAATAAGGATATATTTCCTGATAATTTCACTAGAAGGGAAATATCACAGCAAAGAACAAAGTGTCCCAACATTGTTAGGGGTTGTCTAATTGAATTATCACCATTAGATGTGGAAGAGCATCTTTTAGTTTGTGAGTTTAG ACCTCCAGAGCTACCAGATCATGAGAAATTGAGATGCATTTTTGTCAATATTGGTTGCTATGAGAAGTTTGAAGATGATCCAGAGTTACAGAGACATCTTGAACAGAACATTCAACAACATTTGGCT TTAGTATCACAAGCATACTCAAAAGCTACAATAAATCAAAGCAATGAAAGTGCCAGCTCAGCTTTAGCTCAGGCCAATTTTTGGGACCCACCATCAAAACAGGAATCTTCTAGCCAATTAAACCAAGatgaaaatatgcaaaatctACTAAG aGCCCTGTATGAAAAGATAGTATATCTGGAACAAAAAACCAGGGAACAAGATATCATCATAGCCAATATGTCGCAGCAAGTTTCAAATTACTCGACTACAATATCAAATTTCCAGCAAAGGTACTGTAACGGATCTTTCATATGGCATTTCAATGActttaaaaccaaaattacGGCAATGAGAGAAAATATGCGACTTATGCATTACAGTCCTGGATTCTACACCAGCCCATATGGATACAA GTTGTGCATTAGAATAAATCTTTCCCCAAAAGACTCGAATTATTTAGCAATTTTGTTGCATGTGATGAAGTCGGAACATGATCACGCCTTGGATTGGCCGTTTTGTGGTCGTTTGACTGTTACAATAGTGCATCCAAT gcaatcttacaaaaatattaaagaaactaTGATGTCACGTCCAGAACTACAAGCCTTTAACCGTCCAATACATGATCTAAATCTGAAAGGATTCGGATATACCGAGTTTGCTTCGGTTGAGGAATTGCTCGATCAAGAATTTGTTGCCAATAATCAGCTTATTGTCAAAGTTAATGCCCAGCCAGTGTAG
- the mRpS10 gene encoding small ribosomal subunit protein uS10m, with the protein MNLTKQIFPRMFMSRNLCSLHKPVTVSETSSMPLQEPDKLIKTLQLELRSNEPAVLKSFCKFAVTTGNHLGLDSKSWSLNKPVHERYTVLKSVHIFKKHRVQYEKRTYFSFVQYNKLTGSTADTLLEYVERNLPEGVALKATKVEVQELPEHLKSKDPN; encoded by the exons ATG AATTTAACGAAACAGATATTTCCAAGAATGTTCATGAGCAGGAACCTTTGCAGTTTACATAAACCAGTAACTGTCAGTGAAACATCTTCAATGCCCCTTCAAGAAccagataaattaattaaaacattgcAATTGGAATTAAGAAGTAATGAACCAGCAGtattgaaaagtttttgtaaatttgcaGTGACCACTGGAAATCATTTAGGACTTGATTCAAAATC ATGGAGCTTAAACAAACCAGTCCATGAAAGATACACAGTATTGAAGTCAGTGCACATCTTCAAAAAACATAGGGTTCAATATGAGAAAAGAACTTACTTCTCTTTTGTCCAATATAATAAACTAACTGGATCTACTGCAGATACTTTACTGGAATATGTAGAGAGAAATTTACCTGAAGGTGTAGCATTAAAAGCTACAAAA gttGAGGTCCAAGAACTTCCAGAACATCTAAAATCCAAAGAtccaa